In one Bufo gargarizans isolate SCDJY-AF-19 chromosome 11, ASM1485885v1, whole genome shotgun sequence genomic region, the following are encoded:
- the LOC122921670 gene encoding E3 ubiquitin/ISG15 ligase TRIM25-like, whose protein sequence is MASADLKDELLCSICLCIFKDPVMLRCGHNFCRVCIDCVLDTQDESGVYTCPECREEFQERPALMKNINLHNVAERFLFTQPDPVEISGILCTYCVDSPVPAVKSCLHCEASLCEKHLRVHSKSSEHVLSDPSTSLENRKCSVHKKILEYYCTEDSACICVSCSLVGEHQGHRVEMLDEASEKKKGKLRNIFQKLSTKREETEERVQNLEERWRKAQEKASGEAERVTALFTDIRRRLDDLEKRVLSEISRQEMEKSLSFSSLIQKLEIKKDELSRRMRHIEELCNMTDPLTVLQEPDTGDLCDPEEEGGDEDINRCLHDVGYLDVTVISDKLHTLCDIITDIRRGIYVEGPGDILLDVNTAGNDILISVDLKTATRTQNNQNHPESAERFQYNQVMSSRRFTSGRHYWDVEGSGSVGWRVGMCYPSIHRRGDQSHIGDNNKSWGLVRYYNQYSVRHNGKEILLPDEISSDRVRICLDYEAGQLSFYELCDPIRHLHTFTATFTEPLHAALLIWSGSVKISGGSRNWEKPS, encoded by the coding sequence ATGGCGTCTGCTGATCTGAAAGACGAGCTGCTCTGCTCCatctgtttatgtatttttaaggATCCTGTAATGCTGAGATGTGGACACAACTTCTGCCGGGTCTGTATTGATTGTGTACTGGATACACAGGACGAGTCTGGGGTTTATACCTGTCCTGAATGCAGAGAAGAGTTTCAGGAGCGGCCTGCACTGATGAAGAACATAAATCTTCATAATGTAGCAGAACGTTTCCTGTTTACTCAGCCAGATCCAGTGGAGATCAGCGGGATCTTGTGCACTTACTGTGTGGACTCTCCTGTACCTGCTGTTAAATCCTGTCTACACTGTGAGGCTTCTCTGTGTGAGAAACACCTGAGAGTCCACAGCAAGTCATCAGAACACGTCTTATCTGACCCCAGCACTTCCCTGGAGAACAGGAAATGTTCTGTCCATAAGAAGATCCTGGAGTATTACTGCACTGAGGACTCTGCTTGTATCTGTGTGTCCTGCAGTTTGGTTGGAGAACATCAGGGACATCGGGTGGAGATGCTGGATGAGGCCTCTGAGAAGAAGAAAGGGAAACTGAGAAATATTTTCCAGAAACTGTCCACAAAGCGAGAGGAGACTGAGGAAAGAGTCCAGAACCTGGAGGAACGCTGGAGAAAAGCTCAAGAAAAAGCATCTGGAGAAGCAGAGAGAGTCACTGCCCTGTTTACAGACATCAGGAGACGACTGGACGACCTGGAGAAGAGGGTCCTAAGTGAGATCTCCAGGCAGGAAATGGAAAAATCACTCTCATTCTCTTCTCTGATCCAGAAGCTGGAAATAAAGAAGGACGAGCTGTCCAGGAGGATGAGACACATTGAGGAGCTGTGTAACATGACTGATCCACTGACTGTCTTACAGGAACCAGATACAGGTGACTTGTGTGATCCTGAGGAGGAAGGAGGTGATGAAGACATAAATAGATGTCTCCATGATGTAGGTTATCTGGATGTGACTGTGATCTCAGACAAATTACATACATTATGTGACATAATAACAGATATAAGGAGAGGGATCTATGTGGAGGGTCCTGGAGACATATTACTAGATGTAAACACAGCTGGTAATGACATCCTTATATCAGTCGACCTGAAAACTGCAACTCGTACACAAAATAATCAGAATCATCCAGAATCAGCAGAGAGATTCCAGTATAATCAGGTGATGAGCAGCAGGAGATTTACCTCAGGGCGACATTACTGGGATGTGGAGGGCAGTGGATCAGTGGGTTGGAGGGTGGGAATGTGTTATCCCAGTATACACAGGAGGGGAGATCAGTCACACATTGGGGATAATAACAAGTCCTGGGGTTTGGTGAGGTATTATAATCAGTATTCAGTGAGACATAACGGTAAAGAGATCTTGTTACCTGACGAGATCTCCAGTGATAGAGTCAGGATATGTCTGGACTATGAGGCCGGGCAGCTGTCCTTTTATGAGCTGTGTGACCCCATCAGACACTTACACACCTTCACTGCCACCTTCACCGAGCCCCTTCATGCTGCATTATTAATATGGAGCGGTTCTGTGAAGATATCAGGGGGAAGCAGAAACTGGGAGAAACCTTCATAA